The Sporanaerobacter acetigenes DSM 13106 genome includes a window with the following:
- the fliY gene encoding flagellar motor switch phosphatase FliY has product MTNDMLSQDEIDALLRGNAENTEENHEYESEIGDLEKDALGEIGNISMGTAATTLSTLLNQKVIITTPNVEETTIDKLADEYPVPFVAIDVSYKAGLEGANILILKVDDVKIITDILMGKEEIDLDRELTELDLSAVSEVMNQMMGSACTSLSEIFTTKIDIQPPKSYEITFSEGRDKLEIFKNKNTLVKIS; this is encoded by the coding sequence ATGACTAATGATATGCTTTCACAGGATGAAATTGATGCTCTACTAAGGGGAAATGCAGAAAATACAGAAGAAAATCATGAATATGAAAGTGAGATTGGAGATTTAGAAAAAGATGCATTGGGTGAAATTGGCAATATAAGCATGGGGACTGCTGCTACTACTTTATCAACACTTTTAAATCAAAAGGTTATTATTACTACTCCAAATGTTGAAGAAACTACTATTGATAAGTTGGCAGATGAATATCCAGTTCCATTTGTTGCTATTGATGTTTCTTATAAGGCTGGATTGGAAGGAGCCAATATACTAATTTTAAAAGTAGATGATGTAAAAATAATAACAGATATACTTATGGGTAAAGAGGAGATTGATTTAGACAGAGAATTGACTGAATTAGATTTAAGTGCTGTAAGTGAAGTTATGAATCAAATGATGGGCTCAGCATGTACATCTCTTTCTGAAATCTTTACAACTAAAATAGATATCCAACCTCCTAAATCTTATGAAATTACATTTAGTGAGGGAAGAGATAAACTTGAAATTTTTAAAAATAAAAATACATTAGTTAAAATATCTTT